The DNA segment aaaaaaggaggaagtgacacctcagttccatcgttactgttttatattatatatagatattaataaaaaatacaatctaataattacaattaatgacctaaatgtgttatataaattaaatattattatttgatttttacatttactttaaataatatttttatagataaatataataataaaataaaaactaatatattatatattatattatattttttatcagtaaaaaagaggaagtgacacctcagttccatcgttactgttttatattatatatagatttcgGATGTTTTATCGGGCTGAACACCGAGCCGGGCTAATTTACAGGCCTAATGATAATACATTTTACAGCTCCAAGAAtctgaagaaaatatacaaaaaaccAGCAAATCACAGAgcttggttcttcctctgtAATTTTCTGAAAATGGCTTCCATTTCTTTTCTTCGCCTCTCTCCACTTATCTCTCCAAAAACCCTAGCAAAACCCTACGCACCTTGTTCTTCCTTCACCCCTCCGTTGCCTCTTCCTCTCAAATCGCCCTCCAATGTCCGTTTCTCGCACAAATCCGCCACCACTCGGATGTCCTACAATCCGACACCAGCTACAGATCGCTTAATCTCAGCTGTCGCTTACACTCTCCCTTTCTTCAACTCTCTCCAATACGGTCGATTCCTCTTTACTCAATACCCAGCCTTGGGTGTGCTCTTCGATCCTATAATCCCTCTCTTGAGCCTATACAGATCAATTCCATATGCTAGTTTTGTGGCCTTCTTCGCTCTTTACTTGGGCGTTGTCAGAAATCCAAGCTTTAACCAGTATGTGAGATTCAATTCGATGCAAGCTGTCACTCTGGATGTGCTCTTGGTGGTGCCTTTGCTTCTGACCCGAATATTCAGTCCAGGTCCAAGAGGGTTAGGGTTTAAGCTGATGGTTTGGGGTCATAATGCTGTGTTTTTGTTTAGTTGTTTCTGCTTTGTTTATGCTTTGGTGAGTTCTATTCTAGGTAAGACTCCTTATTTGCCTTTTGTTGGTGAAGCTGCTGGTAGGCAAATCTAGGGGCTAGATTCCTTTTGGTTTACGAGTGGATTGAGGTTGGATTTGGTAGAGTTCGTTGTGGGACTTCTATTTTTGGGCTTTAATTGTAAGTAACTGAGATGTTATTAAACTTGTTATCTAAAtttatagagtttttttttagCATTTCATCTTCTAGGAGGAACAATTGTATTTGATCTCTCAATCTCAAACAATAATCATTTTCTTTCTCTATTTGTTCAGCTgttgttttattgattctatTTAACTAGTATGAATCTTGGAGCCTTTTTACTGTTTTGGAACTA comes from the Euphorbia lathyris chromosome 5, ddEupLath1.1, whole genome shotgun sequence genome and includes:
- the LOC136230962 gene encoding protein TIC 20-II, chloroplastic codes for the protein MASISFLRLSPLISPKTLAKPYAPCSSFTPPLPLPLKSPSNVRFSHKSATTRMSYNPTPATDRLISAVAYTLPFFNSLQYGRFLFTQYPALGVLFDPIIPLLSLYRSIPYASFVAFFALYLGVVRNPSFNQYVRFNSMQAVTLDVLLVVPLLLTRIFSPGPRGLGFKLMVWGHNAVFLFSCFCFVYALVSSILGKTPYLPFVGEAAGRQI